A genomic window from Leptolyngbya sp. BL0902 includes:
- a CDS encoding SDR family oxidoreductase, protein MGKRVVITGASRGLGRALAEALIAEGHQVAGCARGAEAVNALADQYPDHHFTAVDISNAAAVQTWSTAVLDQMGVPDLVLNNAGLVNTPAPLWQVPAAEFEAVVAVNLVGTVNVLRSFAPAMIQRGSGIFVNYSSGWGRSTSPEFAPYCATKWAIEGLTQAFAQELPPGMAAVALNPGIIHTDMLETCYGEAAASFTPIAQWVKAALPFILNLKPQDNGRSLSVPGSLS, encoded by the coding sequence ATGGGTAAGCGGGTGGTGATTACGGGGGCAAGCCGAGGGCTAGGACGGGCGCTGGCGGAGGCTCTGATCGCCGAGGGCCACCAAGTGGCGGGCTGTGCGCGGGGGGCTGAAGCTGTCAATGCCTTGGCCGATCAATACCCTGACCACCATTTCACGGCGGTAGACATTAGCAATGCCGCAGCGGTACAAACCTGGAGCACGGCGGTGCTCGATCAGATGGGCGTACCAGATTTGGTGCTCAATAATGCCGGACTGGTGAACACCCCTGCGCCGCTGTGGCAGGTGCCCGCAGCAGAATTTGAGGCGGTGGTGGCGGTGAACCTGGTGGGCACGGTGAACGTGCTGAGAAGCTTTGCCCCCGCGATGATTCAACGGGGCAGCGGCATTTTTGTGAACTATAGCTCCGGCTGGGGCCGATCCACCTCGCCAGAATTTGCCCCCTACTGCGCGACGAAGTGGGCCATCGAAGGACTCACCCAAGCCTTTGCCCAGGAGCTTCCCCCCGGGATGGCCGCAGTGGCCCTCAATCCCGGCATCATCCACACCGATATGCTAGAAACCTGCTACGGCGAAGCGGCGGCAAGCTTTACCCCCATCGCCCAGTGGGTCAAGGCCGCCCTGCCTTTCATCCTCAACCTCAAACCCCAGGACAATGGCCGATCCCTCTCAGTTCCGGGCAGTTTGTCCTAG
- a CDS encoding transaldolase has product MASLLEQLRQVTIVVADTGDIQAIEKFTPRDATTNPSLITAAAQMPQYHQIVDETLLKAKADAGSGASDKDIANLAFNRLAVSFGQRILDIIPGRVSTEVDARLSYDTEATLATARHIIDQYDKLGIGPDRVLIKIASTWEGIKAAEVLEKEGIHCNLTLLFGLHQAIACAEAGVTLISPFVGRILDWYKKETGREAYAPQEDPGVVSVTQIYNYYKKFGYATEVMGASFRNIGEITELAGCDLLTISPQLLAQLEGTEADLPRKLDPTQAATLDIEKIPMDEATFRTMHEADRMAKEKLDEGIKGFSKALETLEDFLATRLTQLTQGEIMITHARDDLFKAYDLDGDGFITREEWLGTDAVFDALDSDHDGKLSIHEIGVGLGAAFQLA; this is encoded by the coding sequence ATGGCCAGCCTTTTAGAGCAGCTTCGGCAAGTCACCATTGTGGTGGCCGACACCGGAGACATCCAAGCCATCGAAAAATTTACGCCCCGCGATGCCACCACCAACCCTTCGCTGATTACGGCGGCGGCGCAGATGCCCCAGTATCACCAAATTGTGGATGAGACCCTGCTCAAGGCCAAGGCCGATGCCGGGTCTGGGGCGTCGGATAAGGACATTGCCAACCTCGCCTTTAACCGACTGGCGGTGTCCTTTGGTCAGCGGATTCTCGATATTATCCCCGGTCGGGTGTCTACAGAAGTCGATGCGCGGCTCTCCTACGACACCGAGGCCACCCTGGCCACCGCCCGCCACATTATCGACCAGTACGACAAGCTGGGCATTGGCCCGGATCGGGTGCTGATTAAAATTGCCTCCACCTGGGAGGGCATCAAAGCCGCCGAGGTGTTGGAAAAAGAAGGGATTCACTGCAACCTGACCCTGCTGTTTGGCCTGCACCAAGCCATTGCCTGCGCCGAAGCCGGGGTAACGCTAATTTCTCCGTTTGTGGGTCGTATCTTAGACTGGTATAAAAAGGAGACCGGGCGCGAAGCCTATGCCCCCCAGGAAGATCCTGGCGTGGTGTCGGTAACGCAGATTTACAACTACTACAAAAAGTTTGGCTACGCCACCGAAGTGATGGGAGCCAGCTTCCGCAACATTGGTGAAATTACCGAACTGGCGGGCTGCGACTTGCTGACCATTTCGCCCCAGTTGTTAGCCCAGCTCGAAGGCACCGAGGCCGACCTACCCCGCAAGCTGGATCCAACCCAGGCGGCGACCCTGGACATCGAAAAAATCCCCATGGATGAGGCCACTTTCCGCACCATGCACGAGGCCGACCGCATGGCCAAGGAAAAGCTAGATGAAGGCATCAAGGGCTTTAGCAAGGCGCTGGAAACCCTGGAAGACTTCCTGGCGACCCGGCTGACGCAGCTCACCCAGGGCGAAATCATGATCACCCACGCCCGCGATGACCTGTTCAAAGCCTACGACCTCGATGGCGACGGCTTCATCACCCGCGAGGAATGGCTGGGCACCGATGCGGTGTTTGATGCCCTCGACTCCGACCACGATGGCAAGCTCTCCATCCACGAAATCGGCGTGGGCCTAGGGGCGGCGTTCCAACTGGCCTAG
- a CDS encoding response regulator, which produces MQDDSLERLIVLIDHHADQVETVRQVLTDKPDQYRLQVMESGASALDWLQSTAAAPGQRPDLILLDLNLPDQASLDVLTTLKGDPNLRRIPVIVLSDSEQTDDVFQSYFNQGNCYVVKNANPSQLATTIQNIESFWLEIVTLPS; this is translated from the coding sequence ATGCAGGATGACTCGCTAGAGCGCTTGATTGTGTTGATTGATCACCACGCCGACCAAGTGGAAACCGTGCGGCAGGTGTTGACGGATAAGCCTGATCAATATCGCCTGCAGGTGATGGAGAGTGGTGCATCGGCCCTAGACTGGTTGCAGTCTACCGCCGCCGCACCAGGGCAGCGCCCAGACCTAATTTTGCTGGATCTCAATTTGCCCGATCAGGCCAGTCTGGACGTTCTCACAACCCTCAAGGGTGATCCCAACCTGCGCCGCATTCCGGTGATTGTGCTGTCTGACTCGGAGCAGACGGATGATGTTTTTCAGAGCTATTTCAACCAGGGCAACTGCTACGTGGTCAAAAATGCGAATCCGTCGCAGTTAGCGACCACCATTCAAAACATTGAAAGCTTTTGGTTAGAGATTGTGACCTTACCCAGCTAA
- a CDS encoding sensor histidine kinase, with protein sequence MVNVKFEQDYRLTALKQPDINSLTQVQPHGVLLVLNEADLTVVQVSQNTREAFGLPVDEVLGKTLDELLDDYQVDQFRAGLYGETLDVMNPTKIWVRRRGDDYGVYDAVFHRNGAGFLILELEPALNNDNIPFLSFYHLARTSIGQLEAGSASLADFCRIIVHEVRQVTGFDRVMLYKFDDDGHGEVLAEEKLEEMESYLGLHFPESDVPAPARKMFLSNWIRVIPNASAEPVDLVPAVNPVTQQPTDLVMSILRQPYHCHIEYLHHMNVEASLTISLMKDQKLWGLIACHHKTPKYVPYELRKACEFLGRVIFSEISTLEEEADQSYQLHLAAVQTALIDQMAQEDYFIDGLVRRDPNLLDLVGAKGAAICFGGQWTTLGRTPPEEELNYLVQWLGKAVHDEIYVTNALPLEYSEAQRFKDVASGLIAIPISKRSYVLWFRPEVIQTVNWGGNPNEAYTLMGEAENQWLCPRKSFELWKETVSLRSLPWQGVEVKAALELRKAIVNIVLRQAEELALLATDLERSNAELKKFAYVASHDLQEPLNQVANFVQLLEMRYDTKLDEDGKEFIGFAVEGVSLMQTLIDDVLTYSKVDLQGIEWQLTNVQDSLDQALGNLRGRIAETGAVITVDPLPTIVADGTQLMQLFQNLIGNAIKFRKPEGTPHIHIGVQRQEEQWLFSVADDGIGFEPQFAERIFVIFQRLHTRDEYAGSGMGLAICKKIIECHRGRIWVEAAPDQGATFYFAIPVEGRDRSHGNGRKAKNYLFSRG encoded by the coding sequence ATGGTTAATGTTAAGTTTGAACAAGACTATCGGCTGACGGCGCTTAAACAGCCGGACATCAATTCCCTGACCCAAGTGCAGCCCCATGGGGTGTTGCTGGTGCTGAATGAGGCGGACTTAACCGTGGTTCAGGTCAGCCAAAATACCCGTGAAGCCTTTGGTTTGCCCGTGGATGAAGTGCTGGGCAAAACCCTAGATGAACTGCTGGATGATTACCAGGTGGATCAGTTCCGGGCGGGGCTGTATGGCGAAACGCTGGACGTGATGAACCCCACCAAAATTTGGGTGCGGCGGCGCGGCGATGACTATGGTGTGTACGATGCCGTGTTCCATCGCAACGGGGCCGGATTTTTGATTTTGGAACTGGAACCTGCCCTCAATAACGACAACATTCCCTTCCTGAGTTTCTATCACCTCGCCCGGACATCCATTGGTCAGCTTGAGGCCGGATCGGCCAGTCTGGCAGACTTTTGCCGCATCATCGTCCACGAAGTACGCCAGGTGACGGGCTTTGATCGGGTGATGCTGTACAAGTTCGACGACGACGGCCACGGGGAAGTTTTAGCGGAAGAAAAACTGGAGGAGATGGAGTCCTATTTGGGGCTGCATTTCCCAGAATCCGATGTGCCTGCTCCGGCCCGCAAAATGTTTTTATCGAACTGGATTCGGGTGATTCCCAACGCCAGCGCCGAGCCTGTGGATTTGGTGCCAGCGGTGAATCCCGTTACCCAACAGCCGACGGATTTGGTGATGTCGATTTTGCGGCAGCCCTACCACTGCCACATTGAATATTTGCACCACATGAATGTGGAGGCTTCGCTGACCATTTCTTTGATGAAGGATCAAAAACTGTGGGGGCTAATTGCCTGTCACCACAAGACGCCGAAGTATGTGCCCTACGAACTGCGGAAGGCGTGTGAATTCCTCGGTCGAGTGATTTTCTCTGAAATTTCGACCCTGGAAGAAGAGGCGGATCAGAGCTATCAACTGCACCTGGCGGCGGTGCAAACGGCCCTGATTGACCAAATGGCCCAGGAAGATTATTTCATTGATGGTCTGGTGCGGCGCGACCCCAACCTGCTGGATTTGGTGGGGGCCAAGGGCGCAGCCATCTGTTTTGGTGGCCAGTGGACAACCCTAGGCCGCACGCCACCGGAGGAGGAACTGAACTACCTGGTGCAGTGGTTGGGCAAGGCCGTCCACGACGAAATCTACGTCACCAACGCCCTGCCGCTAGAGTATTCCGAGGCCCAGCGGTTTAAGGATGTGGCCAGCGGGCTGATTGCCATCCCCATTTCCAAGCGCAGCTATGTGCTGTGGTTCCGGCCAGAGGTGATTCAAACCGTGAACTGGGGCGGCAACCCCAACGAAGCCTATACCCTCATGGGCGAGGCGGAAAATCAGTGGCTGTGCCCCCGCAAATCCTTTGAACTGTGGAAGGAAACGGTGAGTCTGCGGTCGTTGCCGTGGCAGGGGGTGGAGGTAAAAGCCGCCCTGGAACTGCGGAAGGCCATCGTTAATATCGTGCTGCGGCAGGCGGAAGAATTGGCCCTGCTGGCGACGGATTTAGAGCGCTCCAACGCGGAACTGAAGAAATTTGCCTACGTGGCCTCCCACGATTTGCAGGAACCCCTGAACCAGGTGGCCAACTTTGTGCAGCTTTTGGAAATGCGCTACGACACCAAACTGGACGAGGACGGCAAGGAATTCATCGGCTTTGCGGTGGAAGGGGTGAGCCTGATGCAAACCCTAATCGACGATGTGCTGACCTACAGCAAGGTGGATTTGCAGGGCATTGAGTGGCAGTTGACCAATGTGCAAGACTCCCTCGACCAAGCCCTGGGCAACCTGCGGGGGCGCATCGCCGAAACCGGAGCGGTGATTACCGTCGATCCCCTACCCACTATCGTGGCGGACGGCACCCAGTTGATGCAGCTCTTCCAAAACCTGATTGGCAATGCGATTAAGTTCCGCAAGCCGGAGGGCACCCCCCACATTCACATTGGGGTGCAGCGCCAGGAAGAGCAGTGGTTGTTCTCGGTGGCCGACGACGGCATCGGTTTTGAGCCCCAGTTTGCCGAGCGCATTTTCGTGATTTTCCAACGCCTCCACACCCGCGACGAATACGCCGGATCGGGCATGGGGCTGGCCATTTGCAAGAAAATCATCGAGTGCCACCGAGGGCGCATTTGGGTAGAGGCCGCTCCCGACCAAGGGGCCACCTTCTACTTCGCTATTCCCGTTGAAGGACGTGATCGCAGCCATGGCAACGGACGCAAAGCCAAAAACTATCTTTTTAGTCGAGGATAA
- a CDS encoding response regulator — protein sequence MATDAKPKTIFLVEDNRGDIRLIQEALKSTAVPCDIVIARDGMEAMAYLQRQGEFADAISPDLILLDLNLPKKDGREVLAEIKASDTLRHIPIIVLTTSRNEEDIYKSYDLHVNCYISKSRNLAQLFKIVQGIEAFWLETATLPPNTP from the coding sequence ATGGCAACGGACGCAAAGCCAAAAACTATCTTTTTAGTCGAGGATAATCGGGGCGATATTCGCCTAATCCAAGAAGCCCTAAAAAGCACCGCCGTCCCCTGCGATATTGTGATTGCGCGGGACGGCATGGAGGCCATGGCCTACCTCCAGCGCCAGGGGGAGTTTGCCGACGCGATTTCCCCGGACTTAATTCTGCTGGATTTAAACCTGCCGAAAAAAGACGGACGGGAGGTACTCGCGGAAATCAAAGCTAGCGACACCCTGCGGCATATTCCCATCATCGTGCTCACCACCTCGCGCAACGAGGAAGACATTTACAAAAGCTATGATTTACACGTCAACTGCTACATTTCCAAGTCCCGCAACTTAGCCCAACTGTTCAAAATTGTTCAGGGAATTGAGGCATTTTGGCTAGAAACCGCGACATTACCGCCGAACACCCCCTAA
- a CDS encoding response regulator, protein MARNRDITAEHPLNLATVKVLLIEDDLAEARFLQEVLKGTPRRHFQLCHAKRLGEAILRLQEQSFDVALLDLTLPDSSGLDSLDLLLQESPSLPVVVLTNTNDNELAVRAVRRGAQDYLLKRSLQQEVLVRALFYAIERQRAEDALREANEVLEDRVRERTAELETANQHLRQEVEERQRIQERLTLAQDAAAMGTFEWALADLPCLTQPDFICQSSRCPLPWVIHADDRNPVAQELRQSVRAGRGLDTEFRIQEGDSIRWMAIKSTLLYNDQGQPDRLLGIHMDITDKKQMEAQFLRSQRLESLGTLASGIAHDLNNILTPILLVVQLLPLKLGNLDPWVDNKLKILETSAQRGADMVKQILTFARGLEGKRTDLRVNHLLLDIRKLMQQTLPKSIDIYVDVPDDLWAVSGDATQLHQVLMNLCVNARDAMPDGGVLQITAHNLTVDATSAQPHPQARPGPYIVVMVTDTGTGIAPAILNRIFDPFFTTKELGKGTGLGLSAVLGIVESHGGFIDVHSEVHQGSQFCLYLPAIPASATPTPVASAPLDGHQATILVIDDEPSICEVIKSMLEAHNYQVILAYDAPSAFFLLAEHQTRIAAILTDIMMPTLDGLTALPMLRRINPTVPIIAMSGLTLAEVPPAEPSGFQGFLLKPFTHQDLLQQLQTLHLTPSQS, encoded by the coding sequence TTGGCTAGAAACCGCGACATTACCGCCGAACACCCCCTAAATCTGGCCACGGTGAAGGTGCTGTTGATTGAAGACGACCTGGCCGAAGCCCGATTTTTGCAGGAAGTGCTGAAGGGCACCCCCCGCCGCCATTTTCAGCTCTGCCACGCCAAGCGCCTAGGGGAGGCGATCTTGCGCCTTCAGGAACAGTCCTTCGACGTGGCTTTGCTTGATTTGACCCTACCCGATAGCAGCGGATTGGATTCCCTGGATCTCCTCCTCCAGGAATCCCCCAGCCTGCCCGTGGTGGTACTCACTAACACTAACGATAACGAACTCGCCGTCCGTGCTGTCCGGCGGGGTGCCCAGGATTACCTGCTGAAGCGATCTCTCCAGCAGGAAGTGTTGGTGCGGGCCTTGTTCTATGCCATCGAGCGGCAGCGGGCCGAGGATGCCCTGCGGGAAGCCAACGAAGTGCTGGAAGACCGAGTCCGGGAGCGCACCGCCGAACTGGAAACCGCCAACCAACACCTGCGCCAGGAAGTGGAAGAACGCCAGCGCATCCAAGAACGCCTCACCCTAGCCCAGGACGCCGCCGCCATGGGCACCTTTGAGTGGGCCTTGGCCGACCTGCCCTGTCTCACCCAGCCCGACTTTATTTGTCAAAGCAGTCGCTGTCCCCTGCCCTGGGTGATCCATGCCGACGACCGCAACCCCGTGGCCCAAGAGCTTCGGCAATCGGTGCGGGCCGGACGAGGGCTAGATACGGAATTTCGGATCCAAGAGGGTGACAGCATCCGCTGGATGGCCATCAAAAGCACCCTCCTCTACAACGACCAAGGCCAGCCCGACCGCCTGCTGGGCATCCACATGGACATCACCGACAAAAAACAAATGGAGGCCCAGTTTTTGCGCTCCCAGCGCCTGGAGAGCTTGGGCACCCTGGCCAGCGGCATCGCCCACGACCTCAACAACATTCTGACGCCGATCCTCCTCGTCGTTCAACTGCTGCCGCTGAAACTGGGTAATTTAGATCCCTGGGTAGACAACAAACTCAAAATCCTCGAAACCAGCGCCCAGCGGGGGGCCGACATGGTGAAGCAAATCCTCACCTTTGCCCGTGGCCTAGAGGGCAAGCGCACCGATTTGCGGGTCAATCATTTGCTCCTCGACATTCGCAAGCTGATGCAGCAAACCCTACCCAAATCCATTGATATTTATGTGGATGTGCCCGATGACCTCTGGGCCGTCAGCGGCGACGCCACCCAACTGCACCAAGTGCTGATGAACCTCTGCGTCAATGCCCGCGATGCCATGCCCGATGGCGGCGTGCTGCAAATTACCGCCCACAACCTCACGGTTGATGCCACCAGTGCCCAGCCTCATCCCCAGGCTCGTCCTGGCCCCTACATTGTGGTGATGGTCACGGATACGGGCACGGGGATTGCCCCCGCCATCCTCAACCGCATTTTCGACCCCTTCTTTACCACCAAGGAACTCGGTAAAGGCACCGGACTGGGCCTTTCGGCGGTGCTGGGCATTGTAGAAAGCCACGGCGGCTTCATCGACGTTCACAGCGAAGTTCACCAAGGGAGCCAGTTCTGCCTCTACCTGCCCGCCATTCCCGCCTCCGCCACGCCCACCCCCGTCGCCAGTGCCCCCCTGGATGGCCACCAGGCAACTATCCTCGTGATTGATGACGAACCCAGCATTTGCGAAGTAATCAAGTCCATGCTGGAAGCCCATAACTACCAGGTTATCTTGGCCTACGATGCCCCCAGCGCCTTTTTTCTCCTTGCCGAACACCAGACGCGCATCGCCGCCATCCTCACCGATATTATGATGCCCACCCTAGACGGTCTCACGGCCCTGCCCATGCTGCGACGCATCAACCCTACGGTGCCCATCATTGCCATGAGCGGCCTTACCTTGGCCGAAGTGCCTCCCGCTGAGCCCAGTGGTTTTCAAGGATTCCTCCTCAAGCCCTTCACCCACCAAGACCTACTCCAGCAACTTCAGACCCTTCATCTCACCCCATCCCAAAGCTAA
- a CDS encoding gas vesicle protein GvpG, whose product MLLKLLFAPVLGPIEGVAWIADKVLEQADISTNDAESLQKQLLALQLSFDMGEIPEEEFMIQEEEILLALQALEDEEEDED is encoded by the coding sequence ATGCTGTTGAAATTGCTGTTCGCCCCGGTGCTTGGCCCCATTGAAGGCGTCGCCTGGATTGCCGACAAGGTGCTGGAACAGGCGGATATTTCCACCAATGATGCCGAAAGCTTGCAGAAGCAGCTCCTTGCCCTTCAGCTTTCCTTTGATATGGGGGAAATTCCAGAGGAGGAGTTTATGATCCAAGAGGAAGAAATCCTGCTGGCGCTGCAAGCCTTGGAAGATGAGGAAGAGGATGAAGATTAA
- a CDS encoding metallophosphoesterase family protein: MRPTFSRPMSPHVQRFVTGLSLGLILAICLACSQRVLLSADPAMPGMGPTAEVRSNAAREGGSAIDGVADQGASADSSVSDAALTEAPVLSAAAQAVIASAGPEGLYNPPRKDVRLVVFSDLNSAYGSTDYDPEVDKAVALVPFWQPDAVVCSGDMVAGQQRTLTVDQINAMWQAFDDHVAAPLRDMGVPYGFTLGNHDASAARNSSGQFIFQQERDLASAYWNTPAHDPGVNFIDRTDFPFFYTFEQNGVFFMAWDGSSSQIPADKLAWVEAALSSEAAQSAKARMVLSHLPLYGVAQRRDQPGEVLANAPQLQAILERHNVHTLISGHQHAYYPAHRGNLQLLHAGLLGSGPRALIDGSAAPWKALTVIDIDFADPALTTYTTYDITTLRRVDDTTLPRFLVSHNGLILRRDVQYSDLTPADKARCQQRLSADQCVAGRSTPILATWPQRPTYAA; this comes from the coding sequence ATGCGTCCCACGTTTTCCCGTCCGATGTCTCCCCACGTCCAACGCTTTGTCACGGGTCTTAGCCTGGGGCTGATCTTGGCGATTTGTTTGGCCTGTTCCCAGCGGGTGCTGCTGTCGGCGGATCCAGCCATGCCTGGGATGGGGCCAACGGCGGAGGTCAGATCCAATGCAGCCCGTGAGGGGGGATCGGCCATAGATGGGGTCGCAGACCAGGGGGCATCGGCGGATAGTTCTGTTTCTGATGCTGCGTTAACAGAAGCCCCGGTGCTGTCGGCGGCGGCCCAGGCCGTCATCGCCAGCGCTGGGCCAGAGGGGCTGTATAACCCGCCCCGCAAGGATGTGCGCCTGGTGGTGTTCAGCGACCTCAACAGCGCCTATGGTTCTACCGACTACGACCCCGAAGTGGATAAGGCCGTTGCCCTAGTGCCCTTTTGGCAACCCGATGCGGTGGTGTGCAGCGGCGATATGGTGGCGGGCCAACAGCGAACCCTCACGGTGGATCAAATCAACGCCATGTGGCAAGCCTTTGATGACCATGTGGCCGCTCCTCTGCGGGACATGGGCGTTCCCTACGGCTTTACCCTGGGCAACCACGATGCTTCTGCCGCCCGCAACTCCAGCGGTCAGTTTATTTTTCAGCAAGAGCGTGACCTGGCCTCGGCCTACTGGAATACTCCCGCCCACGATCCAGGGGTGAACTTCATCGACCGCACGGATTTTCCTTTCTTCTACACCTTCGAGCAAAACGGGGTGTTTTTTATGGCTTGGGATGGCTCCTCTAGCCAAATTCCTGCCGACAAATTGGCCTGGGTGGAAGCCGCCCTCTCCAGCGAAGCGGCCCAATCCGCCAAGGCCCGTATGGTGCTGAGCCACCTGCCCCTCTACGGTGTGGCCCAGCGGCGCGACCAACCGGGGGAAGTGCTGGCCAATGCGCCCCAACTTCAGGCCATCCTCGAACGCCACAACGTCCACACCCTGATCAGCGGCCACCAGCACGCCTACTACCCCGCCCACCGAGGCAATCTGCAACTGCTCCATGCGGGGTTGCTGGGCTCTGGCCCCCGTGCGTTGATTGACGGCAGCGCAGCTCCCTGGAAAGCCCTCACCGTCATCGACATCGACTTTGCCGATCCAGCCCTAACGACCTACACCACCTACGACATCACCACTCTGCGCCGAGTCGATGACACCACCCTGCCCCGCTTTTTGGTGAGCCACAACGGCCTGATTTTGCGGCGCGATGTGCAATACAGCGACCTCACCCCCGCCGATAAAGCCCGCTGTCAGCAGCGCCTCAGTGCCGACCAATGTGTGGCAGGCCGCTCCACTCCCATCCTCGCCACTTGGCCCCAGCGACCCACCTACGCCGCCTAG
- a CDS encoding Uma2 family endonuclease, whose amino-acid sequence MVQTPAKTMTLAEFLQQPETKPACEYIDGQIIQKPMPQGQHSRLQQKLVGTINAATEDARVALALPELRCTFGGRSIIPDVAVFRWQRLPTHDDGTMANTFNAAPDWTIEILSPEQSSTRVISNIVHCLNHGGLGGWLIDPSENLVQVFLPNQHPASLEDPDNTLTLPDLTPDLTLTVGQVFGWLRVG is encoded by the coding sequence ATGGTACAAACCCCTGCCAAAACCATGACCCTCGCCGAGTTTCTGCAACAGCCAGAGACCAAGCCCGCTTGCGAGTACATCGACGGTCAAATTATCCAGAAACCCATGCCCCAAGGACAACACAGCCGCCTTCAACAAAAGCTAGTCGGTACTATCAATGCCGCCACTGAGGATGCCCGTGTTGCTCTAGCGCTACCCGAATTACGCTGTACCTTCGGGGGCCGATCCATCATTCCCGATGTGGCGGTCTTTCGTTGGCAGCGGTTGCCCACCCACGACGATGGCACCATGGCCAATACGTTTAACGCCGCCCCAGATTGGACAATCGAAATTCTTAGCCCAGAACAATCCTCAACGCGGGTGATCAGCAATATTGTGCACTGCCTAAACCATGGCGGGCTGGGGGGCTGGCTCATCGACCCTAGCGAAAATTTGGTGCAGGTTTTCTTGCCAAATCAACACCCCGCCTCCCTAGAAGACCCTGACAACACGCTCACCCTGCCAGACCTAACACCAGATTTAACCCTCACCGTGGGACAGGTATTTGGCTGGCTGCGGGTGGGCTAA
- a CDS encoding carbonic anhydrase, with translation MERRRVLQVLALGSAGTALGLGATSLYQATARADGHQWSYGGDTGPDHWGELSPEFQVCGLGREQSPIDLNHAIPDDLSPLTLAYQPVPLKLLNNGHTIQVIIGGSNTLELDGKPYTLKQFHFHHPSEHTLAGAAFPMELHLVHTQADGSIVVLGVFIQAGAEHPALQAIWDAMPTHASEVLAMPNTAINPSDLLPSGGHTFRYWGSLTTPPCSERVAWLVFQTPIEASRAQIEQFSTLFPPNARPVQPRRRRALLELP, from the coding sequence ATGGAACGCCGTCGAGTTTTGCAGGTGCTCGCCCTAGGCAGTGCCGGAACCGCCCTGGGATTAGGGGCAACATCGCTATACCAGGCTACGGCCAGAGCAGACGGACACCAATGGAGCTATGGAGGCGACACTGGCCCCGACCATTGGGGAGAACTTTCCCCAGAGTTTCAGGTCTGCGGCTTGGGCCGAGAACAGTCTCCCATCGACCTCAACCACGCCATTCCTGATGACCTCAGCCCCCTCACCCTGGCCTATCAGCCCGTACCGCTGAAGCTGCTCAACAACGGCCATACCATTCAGGTCATCATCGGCGGCAGCAACACCCTAGAACTTGATGGGAAACCCTATACCCTGAAGCAGTTCCATTTCCACCATCCCAGCGAACACACCCTGGCCGGGGCCGCTTTCCCTATGGAACTTCACCTTGTCCATACCCAGGCCGATGGCAGCATTGTCGTCCTAGGCGTGTTCATCCAGGCAGGGGCGGAACATCCGGCGCTGCAAGCCATTTGGGACGCTATGCCCACCCACGCCAGCGAGGTGCTGGCCATGCCCAACACCGCCATCAACCCCAGCGACCTACTGCCCAGCGGAGGCCACACCTTCCGCTATTGGGGCTCCCTCACCACACCGCCCTGCTCGGAACGGGTGGCTTGGCTAGTGTTCCAAACGCCGATAGAAGCCTCTAGGGCGCAAATAGAACAGTTCAGCACGCTATTTCCCCCCAATGCTCGCCCTGTACAGCCCCGTCGCCGTCGTGCTCTGCTGGAGTTGCCCTAG